In Candidatus Eisenbacteria bacterium, the genomic stretch GGCTGAGCCCCTGGAACGGCCGCCCCTGCTCGTCGTTCACCCCGGGGTAGGCTCGGCCGGTGTCGAAGAACACGATCATGTTGTTGGCGCTGATGACGCCGTCGGCCGCCACGTAGATCGAGTCCCCGTCCCAGGTCAGGTGGATTTGGACCACCTCGTTGTCCTGCCAGCGGGAGTCGTGATCGGACTCCTCGGGCGGGACCCGGGTGTTGTCGAAGGTGATCTCGTCAGGCTCGAAATCGACGGAGTAGCCGTCCACGAGGATGCGGCCGCGCAGGTGGCGGGCGGTGACCGCCTGGGCCAGGGAGGCGGCCAGTGCCAGCAGCAGGCACACCGCCGCGGCCAGACGCCACGGGCGCGGGTGGTGCGGGGAGCGGTGCGGCCGGTCGAGTGTGGGCAAAGTTCCCTGGCACCCCGGGAGCGGGCGGCCCGCGTTTCCGCGGGCGGCGCTCCATGAGGTTCGGACGTCCCTATGCGTGCCCCGAATCCTGGAACCGCCGGCCCGCGCGAATCGGCCCGGCGGGCGGCCCCGGGGGTGAACGCTGCGTCCGGCATTCTAGAACAACCGGGACCGGGACGAAAGCGCCGAGTTGGCTCCCGAGTTGGCCCCGGGCGGGAGCCAGCCCGGCGCGCCGGATCAGCGGGAGAGCACCATCTTCCGAATCAACCGCTCCCCTCCCAGCGTCAGCCGGTAGAAGTACACGCCGGAGCCGGCCCGGGCGCCGCCCGCGTCGGATCCGTCCCAGGCGAGAGACTGCGCTCCCACTCGCGCCGGTCCCCGCGCCAGGGTCCGCACCAGGCGGCCCTGGGTGTCGTACACGCTGAGTTCCAGGTCCTGGCCCGCGGCCCCCGCAGGCACCACGAAGCGGATCCGCGTCCCCGCGCCGAACGGGTTGGGGGTGTTCTGGAGCAGCGCCAGGCGGGTCTGCGCGGGCTCCCCGCCCACCTCCACCGGGGCGCCGGTGAAGGCCAGCGTGGAGTTGGCCACGATGGTGTTGGGGTTGCAGGCGGTGTCCCTCACCGCGCTCACGCGCAACGTGTAATCCAGCCAGGACTGGCGCGAAGTGGTGAGTTCCACCGCGCTGCCGGAGGGCTGCAGCACCGCGGACTTGACCGTGAGCGTCTGCTGCGGATCGGAGGTGCGGTAGATCGAGTAGTTGGACGAAGCCTGCGCCGTGGCCGGGTCCAGACGCTCGGAGAACGAGACCAGCACGGTGGAGTCGTTGGACGCGGAGGCCGAGCCCAGCGTGGGGGCCACCCGGTCGGGCAGCGTGGGATAGCCGCTCCCGGTGGCGTCCACGGTGAAGGTGTACCCGCGGTCGATCACCGGCAGGGCGGCCGAGATGTTGCTGGGGGCCACGTCGCCGCCCAGCTGCTCGCCGGTCCCGTTCCACGCCAGCGCCGCCGAGATGGAGATCTTCGCGTTGGCCGGCACGCGCCCCGCGCCCAGGCCGTACAGGACGTTCCAGGGGATCGCCAGCTCGCTCCCGCCCCCGGAGCCGTAGACGTGCTGGGAGTCGAAGCCCATCAGCACCGCCGAGCTGGAGTCCACCGCATGCGTGGCGGACACGATCTTCCAGAAGTTGTTCGCGTCGAACGCCCCCTGGTCCTGGTAGCAGCCGTACTGCCAGTCGGCCTTGAAGCCCGGGGCGGTGAACTGGGTCTTGCGGTTCCACACGTCGATATTGCGCAGGTCGGCCTGCCCGTTGGCCCCGTTGGGGTCGGTGTCCACGTAGATGAGCCACGAGTTGTGGCTCACGGTGCCCGCCAGCCCCAGGTACAGGTACGTGGAGTCCATGCCCACCAGCAGCGACTGGATCTCGTTGCTGGACGTCCACTGGGAATCGTTGGAGTCGCGCACCGCCACCGCGCACTGGGTCCACTCGGCCAGGTTGACCCAGCCGTCCACGGTGATCGAGGTGGGCGGCCCGTACGAGATCATCTTGTTGTCGGTGTGGAGCACCTGCAGCACGCTGTTGCCGGCGGCGTCCTGCACCTCGCCGGTCGCGAGCAGCAGCCGCAGGTTGGTGTGGCTCAGGCCGGCGATGGCCGTGCCGACCGCGGGGCTCACGGTGAGCGCCAGCGTGGGCGCATCGACCGCGTTGGCCACGACGGTGGAGTTGTCGAGCGTGACTTCCGCGGTGCCGTCGTTGTTGGCGTCAACGGCGATGCCGGTGAACACCACCGGCGTGCGTTTCACCGTCTCGTTGAAGGTGATGCTGAGCTGGCGCGAGGCCGGGTAGTAGGTGGCCGAGGACACCTGCGGGGGGATCTGGTCGGTGAGGTGCGCGGCCAGGCTGTCCAGTTCCGCGATGTGGCCCGACAGGTCCGGCGCGGAGGTCACGCCCGCGAAGAGGTAGAACTCGAAGCTCTGGGTGCCCCGGATCTCGTCCCCCTTCATGATGCGCCCGGAGATCTCCTTCTGGTGCGCCGCGCCCCCGGAGCCCAGCACGAATGCGCCCGTGGCCCCGGTGTTGGGGTTGCGCTGGCCCATGTAGGCGGAGCTGCCCGGCCACACCCGGTCCATGCGCGCGTTCCACACCAGGTCCACCAGGTCGGGCGTCCAGCCGGCCTGGAGGTACTGGGTGGTGGAGCCCACGTTGTACACCGCGTCGATGTAGGGCTGGCCCAGCGTGAGGCGGAAGGTCTTGGTCACACCGTAGTGGTCCAGGGTCACCTGCACCGTGGTGCCGGTGGCGGTGTCCACGCGCATGTTGTAGGTGTCGTTCTGGTAGTTGGGACCCACGTCGCTGAAGGCGGCCACGTGGTTGCCGTCGTTGTAGTCGCCCTCGGTGCCGTACCAGTAGGCGTTGTCCACGCCGACCACCGAGAAGTTCTGGCTGCCCGGGCCCCGGGCGAACACCCAGGGCGCGCGCCCCCCGTTGCCCTCGAACACCGCCATCACCCGGTCGTTGTACATCACCAGTTCCTGGAACCCGTCGTGGTCGATGTCGCTGAAATAGGCGCCGGTGGGGTTGGCGTACATCCCCGCGGCCCAGCGCGAGGCCTCGGCGTACACGTTGGCGTTCTTCACGTGCGCCGAGTAGTTCTTCTCCCAGCCGCTGATCGGTCCGCCCAGGTAGTCGTGCCAGGCCTCCTCGTGCAGGTTGGTCATGAGCAAGCCGGCCTCGTTGATGTTGTTGACCGCCGCCGAGGAGAGGCTCGCCTGGGCGGTGTTCCACATGGTGCCGAAGTTGGCGCAGTTGCCGCCGCGCGACGGGTCGCAGCCGCCGCTGCCGTTGCCGCCGGTGATGTAGGGCACGTAGCCGGCCCAGTCGCTGTACCAGGCGTTGTTGCTCCCGCCGTACCCCGCCGTCCCGCCGATCGAGCCGTAGGTGCCGTAGGTCACGTTCATCGAGGGGTTGCCGGCGAAGTTGGGATTGTCCAGCGCGGCGTCCAGCTTCCACGTGTGCAGCCACGCGGCCTCGGCCTGGCACTTGTTGATCATCCACAGGTAGGTGCCGTAGGCGTACGGCATGTCGGTGGCCCAGTTGCCCATGCCGGCGGCCATCTCCCAGTCGTCGCCGTAGGTCACCAGGCGGAAGGTGCCCTGGCCCGAGCCGGCCAGCCCGGTGAGGATCGCCAGCGCGCCGGCGCCGTCGCCGGCGTGCAGCTTGCCGGTGAAATTGGAGTCCCTGAGGATCACGCGCAGGCCGGTGCCGGCCATGGTGTGGATCTGGTGGTTGTCGTAGCCCTGCCCGTGGATGTCGTCGTCGAGGATCACGGCGTTCACGCCGTGGCCGCCGAAGTTGTCCCCCATCCAGTCGGTCACCCCGCCGGTGGGTCCGCTGGTCGGCGAGAGCCACACCCGCTCGGGAATCCACGCCACCCGCGAGTTGTAGCCGTAGCGCAACTGGTTCATGGCCTTCTCGCGGTCGATGGACCAGTCGTTCATGCCGTTGGTGACGAAGGGCATGATGTGCTGGCCGTACGCCGAGGTCAGGATGCCGGCCCAGCCCTGCGTCACGCCTGTGGCGAGCCAGGCGTTCATGTCCAGCGCGTCGCCGGTGTTGTGGTCCCACAGCTGGGAGGTCTGCAGCAGCGGCGCCAGGTGGAAGTTGCCCGGGACGGCCGTGTTCTGGTGCAGCGAAAGGATCTCGTCGAAGCCGCTGGAGGCCTCGGCCCCCGACCGGCCGTGGAACACGTCGCTGTAGGACAGGCCCTGGTTGCCGTGGTGGGCGAACGCGCACGAGGCCTCGTACACGCGCGGCGCGGCGGGCACGACCAGCCGGTCTCTCACCGCTCCGCCGGCCACCGAGATGACGTGGAAGCGGACCGGCTGCGCCCCGGGCTCGCGGCCGGTCGAAGCCGCTCCCACCCTGCCGCGGAGCGACCCGGGCAGGGCGAAGGAGGCCGCCAGCACGTCGCGATCCGCGTCCACTCGGGCCAGCGTGGCGTCCAGGCGCTCCAGCGCGGCTCCGCGGGCGTCGTGACGGGCCGCCAGCGGCGCGGCGGGGGCTCCGCCCAGCTCCACGTAGGACTCCCAGGCGATGGGCGAGACACCCGCGAGCCCCAGCGGCAGGTCGGTGCGCCCGCCGGGGGCGTCGTCCACCAGCACCAGCACGCGCACGCCCTGCGCGGCGAAGTGGTCCCGCCCGTCTCGCGGGTCCACCATGCGCACCATGCTCACCCTGAGGTCCAGCCGGCCCGTCTCCTCGGTGGCGTAGAACGCCAGGATGTTGGCGGCCGCCTCGTCCGCGCTCCCCCCCGCCTTCACGGCGCCCAGGGCGAGCAGGGAGCTCGAGGGCCATGCCGCGCGGCCCAACAGCGGGTCGGCCAGCTTCCGGACCTGGGCGGTGGAGACATGCGAGAGGACGGCGACGAGGGAAATCACGGCGAGAGCGGTGGCGGCGGCGCGCCTCACGGCGTTCATGGGCAGGGCTCCTGGCGTCAGGGTACCAAGGTGCGTGCGTGGTCCAAGGGCGCCCGAGGCGCCCCGGATCCGGCCGTCACCCGGGGAGAGGCGGTCGGAGGCGGAAACTTGCGTAAATATTGTAGCCCAGGAGGGGCAATTCGGCAATCCGGTAGCTGGCGCCGCCGGACGCATGCGGAGGCCGCTGCACGCCGTTCAATCCACTTGAATGCGCCGCGCCTTTCGATTGTGGGAATGGAGCTTGCGGGAGGGGCCTAGGGGGCCAGGAGGAACGCCAGCACGCGGTCAATGCGGGCCGCCCACGCGCCCTCGTTGTGGGCCGCGCCGGCCACCTCCTCGTAGTGCAGCGAGGCTCCCTCCCGCCAGCCGCGGGAGATCAGCGCGTCACGCAGGGCCCGGGCGTCCTCGAGCCACTCCGCCCGGCCCGCGCTCGCGGTGCCTTCGTGCGTGCCGATGTCGATCCAGGTCCGCTGCCCCGGCCGCGGGCCGGCGGCGGCGCCCGCGCGCCGCACCATGTCGCGGTTCGCCCACCACGCAGCCGGCGAGATGCAGGCCACCCTTCCAAATACGTCCGGGCGCTCCAGGCCCAGCCACAGGGAGACGAGCCCGCCCAGCGAGGAGCCCGCGACCGCGGTGTGCGCCGGGTCCGGCAGGGTCCGGTACAGGGAGTCCACGCGCGGCTTGAGCTCGTCCACCAGGAATCGGGCGTAGTCCGCGGCCCTGCCCCCGCCGTGGCGGGCGTCCGCGGCGGGTGTGTACTCGGCGGCGCGGTCGGGCGTGTTGGCCACGGCCACCGCGATGAAGGGCGGCAGGCCGCCGGTGGGAATGAGCCGCTCGGCGGTCTCGTCCACGCCCCACTCCACTCCCAGGAAGCTGGTGGCGGCGTCGAAGACGTTGTTGCCGTCGTGGAAGTAGACCACCGGGTAGCGGGCGGAGGAATCCGCGGCGTAGCCGGGCGGCAGGTACACCCACACCCGGCGCTCGCGCACGAAGCGCGAGCTGAACGCCGCCATCTCCACCACGTTTCCGGTGAGCGTGCGGGCGCGCGACGCCGCGGGTGGCTCCGCCTGGTCGCGCCACGTGCGCACCGCGAGGCGCAAGGTGTCGTCCCCGGTGGCGGTGGCCACGTGATTGCCGATCTCCCCGCCCCGCTCGTCCTTCTCCACGGTGTCCCAGCCCCCGCGCGTGACCTTGAACTGCAGCGCGGTCCCGCGCGCGAGCGCCACCGTGGCCGCGTGCCGCCCGCCGCCGCGCGCGGCGAGCCGGAGGCCGGCGCCATTCCACTCGCCCAGTTCCGGGACATTGCCCGAGATCCACAGCGTGGCATTCCCGGGCGTGGATGCCGGGGCCTGGACGAGGAAGGTCACGCGGACGGAGTCGGAAAGGCTGGAGCGGGCGGGCGGCTCGGGTGCGGCGGCCCGCGCGGGCGCCGCTGCGCCTGTGGCCGCGGCGGCGCCCCCGGCCGCGCACGCGGCCGCGAGGAGAAAGGCGGTGCGGAGCGCGGCCGCGGGAGACGTCACCGAAGCTTCACCACGCGGGCGGACTCCACCCACGCGGCGGTGCGCGCGCGCACCAGGTAGATGCCGCTGGGCAGCGCCGCGCCCCCCTCCCCGGTCCCGTCCCAGGGCAGCGAATGCGAGCCCGGCGAGCCCAGGAACGTGCCCAGGTCGCGCACCCGGCGCCCGGCGACATCCAGCACTTCCAGGCTGATGTCCATGGCTCGCGGCAGCCGGTAGCGCACCGTGGCGCCGCCCCGGAACGGGCTGGGGGCCACGCGCAGCCCGTAGGCCTTCTGCCCCGCGGGCGGGATGCCGGCGGTGAGACTGGTGGAGATCACCGCGAACTGCGGGCCGGCCACGCCGGCGAGGTTCAGCGGCGTGCGGCCGAGCAGTCCGTAGCCGCCACCCAGGCCGGGCAGGAACTGGTTGCCCACGGTTCCATCGGGGCGCACCAGCATGGCCATCACTCCCACGTCCGGCCCCGGTCCGGACAGGAACAGGTCCGCATACGGCAGGAGCATCTCCCATCCGAGGCTGGCGGAGGCCGCGGCGGTGGCGGAGGCCGCGGTCACGCCGGCGGTGTTGCTGTCGTTGAGGGCCACGGCCATGCCGGCCGGGTTGTCGCCTCCCGAGAGCGCGCCGTCGAGGCTGTTCACCAGCGCCGCGCCCATGTAGCGCTTCGTGCCCCCGCCGGCGGTCGCCAGCGTGTAGTGGTCCACGTACAGGTTGCCGCTCCAGGCGTTGATCCACAGCAGCGCGTCGGGCTGGAAGCCGGGGTCCAGGGTGAGCCCGTCGAGCTCGGCCAGGCCCGAGGGCGGCGCGGTAAAGGCCGACGTGCGCAGCGTGTTCTGGCCGCCCGCGCGGGTGTCGAGCAGCAGCACCAGGGCGGTCCCGTCGGAGGGCAGGTTGCCGGTGATGCCCACGCGGAGCCCCTGGCTGTCGGGCTTGACGTAGAGCTGGTCCAACTCGGCCTGGTTGTCACCCATGGCGGTGGCATTGTCCTGCGTGGCCACCAGCGCCAGGGCCCCGTGGTCGGCGGGGATGTTGCGGCCGTCCTGCGGCCCGGCCACCACCGGACGCGGCGTCACCCCCGCGCGCAGCACGGCCCAGCCGTGGCTGCCGAGGTGCAGCGGGTAGGCGGCGCGGTTCAGCGTGGTGAGCGCGGCAAGCGTGCCGCCGCCGATCACGTCCAGCACCGGCGTGGAGCCCCCGGGCACGTCAAACTTGGTGAGGTCCAGGGTGATGTCGGCGGCCGTCCCGGACAGGTTGATGGCCACCAGCAGCGTCTCCTGCCCCGCGTGCTGGCGCGCGAAGGCCCATACCGCGGCGCTGGAATTGGGCACCTCGGCATACGCGCCCCGCCGCAGCGCGGAGTGCGCCCGGCGCAGCGCGATCAGCGAACGGTAGGTCTCCAGCAGCGAGCCGGCCGCCCCCTGCTGCTCCTCCACCGAGCGCCCGTCGTTGTCCTTCGCGAAGCGGCCGCTGTAGGCCTGGCTGTTCAAGATCCAGTAGTTGCTCATCGGCGACCCGGCGACGGCCTTCCACTTGAACGGCTCGCGCATGGGGATGTCGTTGGCGTCGCTGCCGTAGTTCTGCTTGGTGCCGCGCATGCCCAGCTCGTCGCCGAAGTAGATCACCGGCGGGAACGGCTGCGTCATCTGGATGGCCGCGGCCACCTTCGCGCGGCCGGTGCTGTTTCCGAGGTTCGACGCCAGACGGTCCACGTCGTGGTCGCCCAGGGTGCACAGGTACGTGCGCCCCGCCGGCAGGGACGCCAGCGTGGCGCGCATCTCGCTGTACAGCCCGGAGGCGTTCGCCGAGGAAATGGCGGACCGCGCCGCGAACAGGAACGGCTTGGTGAACGCGGCGTCGTGGGCGTTCAGGAACTCGCTGCCGTGCGAGCCCCAGTCCCCCTGCTCGGCGAAGGTGAACACGTCCGGGTTCACCGCCTGCAGCCCCGCCTTCCAGCGCAGCCACCACGCCAGGTGGTAGCCGTTGCCCTCGTCCAGCACCACGTGGTCCAGCCGGTAGCCGTCGATGCCCTCCGACAGGCTCTGGTCGCCGCGCGGGTCGAGCCAGTGGCGACACCACGAGATCAGCGTGTCGCCCGCCGGCCCGTGGTTGAGATTCCACGTGATGGTGCCCACGCGCGCCCCGTTCCAGCTGTTGTAGGCGCCCCCGCTGAAGGCGCTGTTGGAGCCGTTGGTGTAGACCAGGAAGGGGGTCCAGGGCGAGGCGGGCCGGTTGTACGAGTCGAGGAACATGGTCGAGGACTGCGACAGCTGGTAGGACACGAAGTCGAGGTACACCTTCACGGTGTCCGCGTGCGCCGCCGAGACGAAGGACCGGAACTGGGTCTCGCTGCCGAAGGAGGGGTTGAGCAGGCTCGCCTCGCCATGCTGGTAGCCGTGATAGGCCGGCGACGGAAAGACGGGGGTCAT encodes the following:
- a CDS encoding T9SS type A sorting domain-containing protein; translation: MNAVRRAAATALAVISLVAVLSHVSTAQVRKLADPLLGRAAWPSSSLLALGAVKAGGSADEAAANILAFYATEETGRLDLRVSMVRMVDPRDGRDHFAAQGVRVLVLVDDAPGGRTDLPLGLAGVSPIAWESYVELGGAPAAPLAARHDARGAALERLDATLARVDADRDVLAASFALPGSLRGRVGAASTGREPGAQPVRFHVISVAGGAVRDRLVVPAAPRVYEASCAFAHHGNQGLSYSDVFHGRSGAEASSGFDEILSLHQNTAVPGNFHLAPLLQTSQLWDHNTGDALDMNAWLATGVTQGWAGILTSAYGQHIMPFVTNGMNDWSIDREKAMNQLRYGYNSRVAWIPERVWLSPTSGPTGGVTDWMGDNFGGHGVNAVILDDDIHGQGYDNHQIHTMAGTGLRVILRDSNFTGKLHAGDGAGALAILTGLAGSGQGTFRLVTYGDDWEMAAGMGNWATDMPYAYGTYLWMINKCQAEAAWLHTWKLDAALDNPNFAGNPSMNVTYGTYGSIGGTAGYGGSNNAWYSDWAGYVPYITGGNGSGGCDPSRGGNCANFGTMWNTAQASLSSAAVNNINEAGLLMTNLHEEAWHDYLGGPISGWEKNYSAHVKNANVYAEASRWAAGMYANPTGAYFSDIDHDGFQELVMYNDRVMAVFEGNGGRAPWVFARGPGSQNFSVVGVDNAYWYGTEGDYNDGNHVAAFSDVGPNYQNDTYNMRVDTATGTTVQVTLDHYGVTKTFRLTLGQPYIDAVYNVGSTTQYLQAGWTPDLVDLVWNARMDRVWPGSSAYMGQRNPNTGATGAFVLGSGGAAHQKEISGRIMKGDEIRGTQSFEFYLFAGVTSAPDLSGHIAELDSLAAHLTDQIPPQVSSATYYPASRQLSITFNETVKRTPVVFTGIAVDANNDGTAEVTLDNSTVVANAVDAPTLALTVSPAVGTAIAGLSHTNLRLLLATGEVQDAAGNSVLQVLHTDNKMISYGPPTSITVDGWVNLAEWTQCAVAVRDSNDSQWTSSNEIQSLLVGMDSTYLYLGLAGTVSHNSWLIYVDTDPNGANGQADLRNIDVWNRKTQFTAPGFKADWQYGCYQDQGAFDANNFWKIVSATHAVDSSSAVLMGFDSQHVYGSGGGSELAIPWNVLYGLGAGRVPANAKISISAALAWNGTGEQLGGDVAPSNISAALPVIDRGYTFTVDATGSGYPTLPDRVAPTLGSASASNDSTVLVSFSERLDPATAQASSNYSIYRTSDPQQTLTVKSAVLQPSGSAVELTTSRQSWLDYTLRVSAVRDTACNPNTIVANSTLAFTGAPVEVGGEPAQTRLALLQNTPNPFGAGTRIRFVVPAGAAGQDLELSVYDTQGRLVRTLARGPARVGAQSLAWDGSDAGGARAGSGVYFYRLTLGGERLIRKMVLSR
- a CDS encoding carbohydrate esterase, coding for MTSPAAALRTAFLLAAACAAGGAAAATGAAAPARAAAPEPPARSSLSDSVRVTFLVQAPASTPGNATLWISGNVPELGEWNGAGLRLAARGGGRHAATVALARGTALQFKVTRGGWDTVEKDERGGEIGNHVATATGDDTLRLAVRTWRDQAEPPAASRARTLTGNVVEMAAFSSRFVRERRVWVYLPPGYAADSSARYPVVYFHDGNNVFDAATSFLGVEWGVDETAERLIPTGGLPPFIAVAVANTPDRAAEYTPAADARHGGGRAADYARFLVDELKPRVDSLYRTLPDPAHTAVAGSSLGGLVSLWLGLERPDVFGRVACISPAAWWANRDMVRRAGAAAGPRPGQRTWIDIGTHEGTASAGRAEWLEDARALRDALISRGWREGASLHYEEVAGAAHNEGAWAARIDRVLAFLLAP
- a CDS encoding DUF3459 domain-containing protein, encoding MPQSGCMIAATCAASRRRPILLALCAMVMLLSQPSTPARAARDVADDIFYSYMPIAWRDSDNDASRFGDFGGMTAALPYLKYLGVTSVWMTPVFPSPAYHGYQHGEASLLNPSFGSETQFRSFVSAAHADTVKVYLDFVSYQLSQSSTMFLDSYNRPASPWTPFLVYTNGSNSAFSGGAYNSWNGARVGTITWNLNHGPAGDTLISWCRHWLDPRGDQSLSEGIDGYRLDHVVLDEGNGYHLAWWLRWKAGLQAVNPDVFTFAEQGDWGSHGSEFLNAHDAAFTKPFLFAARSAISSANASGLYSEMRATLASLPAGRTYLCTLGDHDVDRLASNLGNSTGRAKVAAAIQMTQPFPPVIYFGDELGMRGTKQNYGSDANDIPMREPFKWKAVAGSPMSNYWILNSQAYSGRFAKDNDGRSVEEQQGAAGSLLETYRSLIALRRAHSALRRGAYAEVPNSSAAVWAFARQHAGQETLLVAINLSGTAADITLDLTKFDVPGGSTPVLDVIGGGTLAALTTLNRAAYPLHLGSHGWAVLRAGVTPRPVVAGPQDGRNIPADHGALALVATQDNATAMGDNQAELDQLYVKPDSQGLRVGITGNLPSDGTALVLLLDTRAGGQNTLRTSAFTAPPSGLAELDGLTLDPGFQPDALLWINAWSGNLYVDHYTLATAGGGTKRYMGAALVNSLDGALSGGDNPAGMAVALNDSNTAGVTAASATAAASASLGWEMLLPYADLFLSGPGPDVGVMAMLVRPDGTVGNQFLPGLGGGYGLLGRTPLNLAGVAGPQFAVISTSLTAGIPPAGQKAYGLRVAPSPFRGGATVRYRLPRAMDISLEVLDVAGRRVRDLGTFLGSPGSHSLPWDGTGEGGAALPSGIYLVRARTAAWVESARVVKLR